From Hypanus sabinus isolate sHypSab1 unplaced genomic scaffold, sHypSab1.hap1 scaffold_1732, whole genome shotgun sequence:
tgccccattcttatagacacaggaagagcatcagagagtttgatggtcattccagataccagcactgtgcccagttagaaggtgATTTCCTTCTCCAACTTGTGTTGAACTTCTCTGAAACAGTTTGATGACAGATCACACCTTGACatctcaagtgatctcatctgaaaggTTGTCCGACaaccattgatggattttgtaaatttcTTTACAGATTACAAATGACGAGGAATTTGCGGGAATCGTGAACACAACACACTAGTTTTGTTGTcgctgtccagatatttaagaagtggaacaagggattcactcgatcatctttcctgctcagacagtggggagggattcagTTGATCATCTGTGTGACTGGCATACCCGTCATCTTACACAGTCGGGACCCGATCATCTGCTCAGACGGTGGGAATGGATTCAATCGGatatttcaactgaaggtacatcagcaagttcccaCTGGTCAAAGCCATTCACCGGTTCTGTGTGCGAGAAGGATttcagtcggtcatcccacctgtggacacacaagtcagttcacaataggcagaggctggtcatctgctgaatttgtggggaaggattcactcggtcatctgatctaatggctcaccagcgagttcgtACAGAAGAGCGGCCgatcacctgttcagactgtgggacgggattcactcggtcatctaaactaaaggtacatcagcgagttcacactggggagaggcctttcacctgctcagactgcgggaaaggattcactcagtcatggaCCCTAGttgcacaccagcgagttcacactggtgagaggccgttcaactgctcagactgcgggaagggattcatttaCCCATCCCAACTGAGGGAGCAtcaccgagttcacactggggagaggccgttcacctgctcagtttgtgggaagggatttacttggtcatctcaactgaaggaacatcagagtgttcacactggagagagggcattcacttgctcagactgtgggaagggattcactcagtcatctaaactgaaggaacatcaaagagctcacactggagagaggccattcacctgctcagactgtgggaaaggattcactcagtcatctgatcttaaggtacatcagcgtgttcacactggggagaggccattcacctgctcagactgtgggaagggattcactttatcatctcaactgaagctacatcggcgagttcacactggggagagaccgtccacctgctcagactgtgggaagggattcacacggtCATCCGACTTACTGGTACACAAGTCAGTTCACATTGGGAAGAgcccgttcacctgttcagactgtgggaaggaattcactcggtcatctaaactgaaggtacataagcgagttcacactggagagagaccgtacatctgctcagtgtgtgggaaaggattcactctgtcatccaacctaatggcacaccagcgagttcacactggggagaggccgttcacctgctcggactgtgggaagggattcacttgctcatctaatctgaaggtacatcagcgagttcacactggagagaggccattctcctgctcagactgtgggaagggattcactcagtcatctcaactgaaggaacatcagagtgttcacactggagagagggcaTTCACcagttcagactgtgggaaggggtttACTCGGTCATCCCCCCTACTGGTACACAGgtcagttcacaccagggagaggccgttcacctgctccgtgtgcgggaagggattcacttggtcatctcaactgaaggaacatcagagagttcacaccggggagaggctgttcacctgctcagaacatgggaagggattcagtcggtcataCGACCTTCTGGCACACAAacgagatcacactggggagcggccgttcacctgctcagactgtgggaagggatttacttggtcatctcaactacagagacaccagcgaattcacactaaGTAGAGgctgatcacctgctcagactttgggaagagattctctcagctcGATCAACTAAATGTTCATCATTGTGTTCACAttggggagaggctgttctcctgctgtgaatgtgggaagcgattcactaaGTCATCTAACCTTATGCATACATCGCTTCGGCTAGCAACTTAATACAGGGGGTCATAGCCCCCCCCCCAGCCTAgaaaagaaatctcatttgggtggatgctgcgagATGTGCCCCCTGTTATACATCAGTactgtaccccgaaataacaaatggtacacaatatgtgattaagcaattgagctttataattcttactttgactgaggcaatgatgtacagtatatcagtaaagtttcccataacatttGACTTTATTGTGTAGTATTATCTTGCAccttctatctcactgagttttcCAGTAATCAGTTTTTGTTAGCGAGAACGACAAGAGGTTGAATTGAGTGGAGCACCTGGTGGGATAAGAGTTATAAGCTACGATCATAGGATatgacaggaaagattctagcattttGTTACGAACCATAACACTTcagaaacaaaccagcagcaatagactgcacctggagtctggttttgatgttaaaaccattatttTCATTAGTATCTTCTTATAATctagtaacttaagcaagataaaccaaagttaacagtgttatgtatgtatgtatatatatgtgtgtgtgtgtgtagatatatctcccaaactattgagtcggtgttgtggggtgggggtggagaacTGGGCTTAGCATCTTGAGATGGTTAAGTATGAAAGTATGAAtaagggatgggagagagagatttgtaatccagggtaaatgcagagagaaggcaattacgttgaaTTCCACACGTTCCACAGTGGTTAAAATGATTTAACAGTCGccgtagattttatctgtcatctttccaaatccacatacaaattatcacAAAAGTGCCTTGTCACAgggatatcgtcttcaagtgaatcgccacaccacatacccaagcaagggttaacacataagtgctctccacaggataccccaaacaaaatccactcctgtggattattcgAGGTGACAGGCACACATTCGAAGTGCACTGGAtcgataatcaaaccacccttgtgggcacaggagagttccaaacagtgacccttggccactagctTCCTTGTCTCAACccttttgttctctttctttgcgtccttctgactgtgagtgtctgtgtcctcgttTAAAACGAAACAAACTGCAAgtaatgtaaacaagctgcaagtcagacagtcCCAGCTCCttaagctctctctctctgtaaaaatcaaaAGTGAGCTGAGAACGTCAGCAGCTGACGTCATTGTTAGTCCCCACCTCACTCTGGCAttctcttaaagtgacagtccacagcaaacgaaaccGAGGGATTCATAatactttccctctccccaaaaaATAATTTTTGATCTCAAAGAGCAAAATTTTAACTGTAAACTACAGTATATAAAACAATACACATATGGTTATCATTTAACACATTGCAGCAGCGTTTACAGATACCAGATTCTGCTTCACTATTAAAACTGTCAGCTTAGCATCTGGAAAGACAATCGGCAATGATATTATCCGTGGATTTTATATGCGTTATCACAAAATCATATTCTTGCACAATCAGACGCTAGTATAACATTCTTCTGTTTTTGTCCTTTACCTTACTCAAAAACACCAAGAAATTATGATCTGTATAAACTACAAGAGGTTTCCTCTCAGGACAAACATCAACATCGAAATGCCGCAAAGCCAAGATGAGTGACAACAACTCTTTCTCTAAGAACCATAgaagattacagcacagaaacaggccttttggcccttcttggctgtgccgaaacatttttctgcctagtcccactgacgtgcacctgggccatatcaacCCAAacgcctctcatccatatacctgtccaagtttttcttaaatgtcaaaagtgagcccactaAGGCGGAATAATTTCTTTCATGCTCATTGAATTTTCTCGAAAAGTAAGCTACAGGATGTTCAACATCATCACCATCTTTTTGTAATAACACTGTcccggcagcttcatcactggcatccacagctacaGAAAATGGCTTTGTAAAGTCAGAGCAGAGGTGAACAACGTAAAAATggctttcaatcgatcaaatgcctacTGACGAAACTTTTCACcgttcttcaggagattagtcagaggaagagcgagagcagcaaagttcttacagaacttatgataatatccaaccattcccagaaaccttctacgagccttcttagcagtcagaatagaacttgagaaattgcctggacctttgcctgaacaggagccaacttgcattgacctacaacatagccaagataagtcacagtggcatggcaaaattcactcttagctaaatgtaaggctggcctgggaacgcctgtcaaacagcttctctgctgcagagatatgatcttcccaagtgtcactccctgtgactaagtcatcaatataggcatctgtgtgttctaaccctcgaattacagaatcaaacgttctctggaatgatcCTGGACCATTTTTCATTACAAACGGCAAAAcactgtattcatacaacccagaaggtgtcacaaatgcagaaatttctctacctctgtccatcaatggaacacaccaatactctTTGAACGGATCAATCTTGGTTGGAAATGTAGTTGTAACTTTCTGCTTCGCGTGTACTgataacgccgaatttaacgtcgagataaaccagttaataagaaccagatcgcagtaagattaaccatttactgttcactcttcacattaacatatggtgaaaactgttgataaaacaatacaagattgatacagtatttgttccttccttaatatcacatttcaagtgtaaatacttgcaaaggtgactataactacattacactaaggtgcagtatacagggagagtttacctgctccattgactactttaaatacacttccatgcaaactatccgcgactctttaactaacgaaagcatagacattatctaccgtcgttacttctaacaggatcggcattaacatcttagttcaatatatcgattatctattaacttacagcgttgctctcactgtgatttctcatgcctgcaaaactgcttctgctcaggtgagcctcgtggaaagcccccaccctcgcgctaatttcaaaccggtgttttcccacaagacgcggcgaaaccggatgtgacgtcatcgcatgccgatatattttacatgcaatgaatatactttaaacacttctaattctaactagaaaatactattgaatgaattactaagcgaaaatattataaactaaataactgtcgtaaagacagcacactccccgcttgaccttcgtaaggtcacaatgagcagagtacaaacttagtctcttaatcagtcattgggtagaagtagaataacttctgtaactggcctttggtaaattttcacatcgccttggtcggtagtcttcaattcgatcttcctgacatgtccatccccgctagggaatgtagcagtgattctggccattggccagctgttgcgggtgatctgcttgtccctgagcaggactaagtctccaacttgaagattcctgcggggttctgtccacttttgtctctgttgcaacaaaggtagatatttttgtctccagcgaggccagaactgatttgccagagcctggacttgtctccattgctttgtgtacaaatccttgtctgagaagtctcctggtggaggaggtgctcctgccttctgcgtaaggagcgttgatggcgaaagtataaaggggttttctgggtcagaagacacaggtaggaatgattgtgcgtttataatggctgtgacctctgccattagggtgcacagtacctcgtgggccaatcgggtgcgttgctgcatctcaggtttccttttctgggttttccgtaaggacgtgaaccgtttgactgcctgctctttgttatctggtgagcgctggcgtggttctctgaaaggcaatggggcaaccccattatttgcttcatctctgaagaccttggtgtctttgggttttaaagaaatggtatcttgagctgattgtgcaagtttgtttccgtgctcggtttgaacgaaaactgactgacctagcgtctcgtcggttactttatgcttggtaatgtcttgttgtgcttctttagggtacacctcagtgaggcagatctcggaacaagaacggcttgactgagtttgaccgcaaacttctgtacagttcgagctgacaattgttgtcctggagtgaacctctccctccccgccgtcctgttgtgggggtgaaggagcgttgtcggttctttcattcttgacttcatcacggagccgtgagggtaaat
This genomic window contains:
- the LOC132387314 gene encoding zinc finger protein 229-like, whose amino-acid sequence is MAHQRVRTEERPITCSDCGTGFTRSSKLKVHQRVHTGERPFTCSDCGKGFTQSWTLVAHQRVHTGERPFNCSDCGKGFIYPSQLREHHRVHTGERPFTCSVCGKGFTWSSQLKEHQSVHTGERAFTCSDCGKGFTQSSKLKEHQRAHTGERPFTCSDCGKGFTQSSDLKVHQRVHTGERPFTCSDCGKGFTLSSQLKLHRRVHTGERPSTCSDCGKGFTRSSDLLVHKSVHIGKSPFTCSDCGKEFTRSSKLKVHKRVHTGERPYICSVCGKGFTLSSNLMAHQRVHTGERPFTCSDCGKGFTCSSNLKVHQRVHTGERPFSCSDCGKGFTQSSQLKEHQSVHTGERAFTSSDCGKGFTRSSPLLVHRSVHTRERPFTCSVCGKGFTWSSQLKEHQRVHTGERLFTCSEHGKGFSRSYDLLAHKRDHTGERPFTCSDCGKGFTWSSQLQRHQRIHTK